In Serinus canaria isolate serCan28SL12 chromosome 5, serCan2020, whole genome shotgun sequence, the following proteins share a genomic window:
- the LOC127059649 gene encoding inositol 1,4,5-trisphosphate receptor-interacting protein-like 1, producing the protein MDPMVFLFVLLKSLIQYPQPVADGLDEETRLRMEVRAKHLEWERLHLEQEVEQVTQKQVQLLKLVTVAAVLVHIFVLWFIVWKSSLRREEDEEENRGANEEQVGNVAVHEEGNGGNEAVNESEMVDNNDVSTAAQEEDDFDDRIGRVIMECIQWPVQDLQAGCEWVTKLMDKYSLYFCHALSNSFYPVLQRAIGVGSAFEGWSPREQDVVYRVLIPMTPPRGHSFHLELDSAGQRQVRNFRVRVQLECTCTGQQQAEDMLCFLHHPEEELRRNQDPSLLDTLCTGSYLDVQKTARWFCQLVRAIWPALPQSHNWHLVLLPSTRSCQFKVTNGRESFRIEMLFGVRREDSAIFVSSQTREAYTASTIWPESYAVAEVEFFKHIASQAPPDSLHLKCLQFFTRLQLGFGFSTYTMKTIVMHLLNVTPVTSWRRRDLLERLQDIMDSLRLCVQAKHLNHFIVGNQRLPQDINLPPDVQMGETYNLLHNLAQEPNAHSQAIYEYQILQEQFRRILLAED; encoded by the coding sequence ATGGATCCCATGGTATTCCTTTTTGTACTTTTGAAAAGCCTCATCCAGTACCCACAGCCCGTGGCTGACGGATTGGATGAGGAAACACGTCTGCGCATGGAAGTGCGTGCAAAACACCTGGAATGGGAGAGACTTCatctggagcaggaggtggagcAGGTCACCCAGAAGCAGGTGCAGCTCTTGAAGCTTGTCACTGTTGCTGCGGTCTTGGTCCACATCTTCGTCCTGTGGTTTATTGTGTGGAAAAGCAGcctgaggagagaggaggatgaagaagaaaaccGTGGTGCAAATGAAGAGCAAGTTGGCAATGTTGCTGTACATGAAGAAGGCAATGGTGGAAATGAAGCTGTCAATGAGTCTGAAATGGTAGATAACAACGATGTTTCAACTGCAGCCCAAGAAGAAGACGATTTTGACGATCGCATTGGACGAGTTATAATGGAGTGCATCCAGTGGCCTGTACAGGACCTACAGGCAGGCTGTGAGTGGGTAACTAAACTCATGGATAAATATAGCCTTTACTTTTGCCATGCCTTGTCAAACAGTTTCTACCCAGTCCTGCAACGAGCCATCGGGGTGGGCAGTGCCTTTGAAGGCTGGAGTCCCCGTGAGCAGGATGTCGTGTACCGCGTGCTCATACCCATGACTCCTCCCCGAGGCCACAGCTTCCACCTGGAGCTGGAcagtgcagggcagaggcaggtgAGGAACTTCCGTGTCCGCGTGCAGCTGGAGTGCACCTGCAcggggcagcagcaggctgaggacATGCTGTGCTTCCTGCATCACCCcgaggaggagctgaggaggaaTCAGGATCCCAGCCTCCTGGACACCCTGTGCACCGGCTCCTACCTCGACGTGCAGAAAACTGCCCGCTGGTTCTGCCAATTGGTGAGAGCAATCTGGCCAGCTTTGCCTCAGTCACACAACTGGCATTTAGTGCTGCTGCCCTCCACACGCTCCTGCCAATTCAAAGTGACCAACGGCAGGGAAAGCTTCAGGATTGAGATGCTGTTTGGGGTGCGGAGAGAGGACTCAGCCATCTTTGTCAGCAGCCAGACCAGAGAGGCCTACACAGCAAGCACAATCTGGCCCGAGTCTTACGCTGTGGCAGAGGTTGAGTTCTTCAAGCACATTGCCAGCCAGGCCCCCCCTGATAGCTTGCACCTCAAATGCCTGCAGTTCTTCACCCGTCTTCAGCTGGGCTTTGGCTTTTCCACCTACACCATGAAGACCATTGTCATGCACCTGCTGAATGTCACGCCTGTCACATCGTGGCGCAGGAGAGATCTCCTGGAACGACTGCAGGATATCATGGATAGCCTGCGCTTATGTGTGCAAGCAAAACACCTCAACCACTTCATTGTGGGTAACCAGAGGCTCCCTCAGGACATCAATTTACCTCCAGATGTTCAAATGGGTGAGACATACAATCTCCTCCATAACCTGGCGCAGGAGCCGAATGCCCACAGCCAGGCAATATATGAGTACCAAATTCTGCAAGAGCAGTTCAGAAGAATCCTTCTTGCTGAAGATTGA
- the LOC103826853 gene encoding inositol 1,4,5-trisphosphate receptor-interacting protein-like 1 encodes MDAITFFLMLLESLIQYVQPVGDVLDEEKHLRMELRAKRLERKRIRLEQQVEQLTLKQSGGAWGDLLCFVLQPWQVWAVTGLLIVLFGLYFSWRKRRDEAEDSSEGDEDHVSDNYLRWLLDECIQWPVQDLKRGCERTIDLMDNYTVYFGHVLSNSFYPVLEQAIGVGSAFEGWSPREQDVVYRVLIPMTPPRGHSFHLELDSAGQRQVRNFRVRVQLECTCTGEQQAEDMLCFLHHPKEELRRNQDPSLLDTLCTGSYLDVQKTARWFYQLVRAIWPALPQSHNWHLVLLPSTRSCQFKVTKREASFRIEMLFGVRRGDSDIFVSSQPGYAGTPSILWPETYDVAEMKFFKHIARQAPPDSLHLRCLQLFSRLQLGTGFSTYTLKTIVMHLLNTIPVSRWRRRYFFRRLRDINGNLRCCLEEKCLKHFIIGNKRLPQEISLPLDIALAQPPNLFQHLAWYPVAHSQAMSEYQDLRRRLANVLLNGF; translated from the coding sequence ATGGATGCCATAACATTCTTTTTAATGCTCCTGGAAAGCCTCATCCAGTACGTGCAGCCTGTGGGTGATGTTTTGGATGAGGAAAAACATCTGCGCATGGAGCTGCGTGCAAAGCGCTTGGAGCGGAAGAGAATTcggctggagcagcaggtggaGCAGCTCACCCTGAAGCAGAGTGGAGGGGCCTGGGGAGacctgctctgctttgttttgcagcCCTGGCAGGTCTGGGCTGTTACTGGGCTCCTCATCGTTCTCTTCGGACTGTAtttttcctggaggaaaaggagagatgAGGCAGAGGACAGCAGCGAGGGAGACGAAGACCATGTTTCTGACAATTATTTGAGATGGCTTCTAGACGAGTGTATACAGTGGCCAGTACAGGACCTGAAGAGAGGCTGCGAGCGGACAATAGACCTGATGGACAATTATACTGTTTATTTTGGACACGTCCTGTCAAACAGTTTCTACCCAGTCCTGGAACAAGCCATCGGGGTGGGCAGTGCCTTTGAAGGCTGGAGTCCCCGTGAGCAGGATGTCGTGTACCGCGTGCTCATACCCATGACTCCTCCCCGAGGCCACAGCTTCCACCTGGAGCTGGAcagtgcagggcagaggcaggtgAGGAACTTCCGTGTCCGCGTGCAGCTGGAGTGCACCTGCACgggggagcagcaggctgaggacatgctctgcttcctgcaccACCccaaggaggagctgaggaggaaTCAGGATCCCAGCCTCCTGGACACCCTGTGCACCGGCTCCTACCTCGATGTGCAGAAAACTGCCCGCTGGTTCTACCAGCTGGTGAGAGCAATCTGGCCAGCTTTGCCTCAGTCACACAACTGGCATTTAGTGCTGCTGCCCTCCACACGCTCCTGCCAATTCAAAGTGACCAAGAGAGAAGCAAGCTTCAGGATTGAGATGCTGTTTGGGGTGCGGAGAGGTGACTCTGATATCTTTgtcagcagccagccaggatATGCCGGAACCCCAAGCATTCTGTGGCCAGAGACCTATGATGTGGCAGAGATGAAGTTCTTCAAGCACATTGCCAGGCAGGCCCCCCCTGACAGCTTGCACCTGAGATGCCTGCAGCTCTTCTCCCGTCttcagctgggcacaggcttTTCCACCTATACACTGAAGACCATTGTCATGCACCTCCTGAACACCATTCCCGTGTCACGATGGCGCAGGAGGTATTTTTTTCGGCGCCTTCGAGATATCAATGGAAATCTGcgctgctgcctggaggagaaaTGCCTTAAGCACTTTATCATAGGCAACAAGAGATTGCCTCAGGAGATCAGCTTGCCTCTGGACATTGCATTGGCTCAGCCACCCAATCTCTTCCAACATCTGGCATGGTATCCAGTTGCCCACTCCCAGGCGATGAGTGAGTACCAGGATCTTCGGCGTCGGCTTGCAAATGTGCTGCTCAATGGCTTCTGA